The Candidatus Margulisiibacteriota bacterium DNA window GCGCCGTGCCACGCCGGCAGATCGACCCCGCGGTGAAAACGCGGCGCGTTGGCTATGGGGTGATGCCGCCAGCCAAAATCCGAATAAATATAAGAATTCTTGACCGGAAAAATCGACGGCGTGTAATCAAAGCGGCGCTGATAAGCCCGCACATTGGCCTGCAGCTCCTCGAAAGATTTGCGGTAGGCGGTGATCTCCTGCAGAGACATTTTGAGCAAATGTTCCACCTGTTTGAGACGCTGATTGGTTTCCGACGAATCCAGCGCGACACTGTAGGCCGGATAATTGATGCTCGGGTACAACGTTTTGTACAGCGTATTTTGGCGGCGCCGCTCCTGACGCCGGAAAGGAATTTTATCCAGCCAGGAAATTTTTTCCTGCTGACCGGCCAGCGCGCTTTTAATACTGCGCAGCCAGTGCTCGGCCAGTTTTTGCTGGGACAAAGGCTCCCGCAGGCGCGCGGTGTCCGCGTTGAGCACGACAAAGATCGGCTGTTCGTTGATGTAGGCGTAAATCGAATTGCCGCTTTTTTTCACGCGGTATTTGCGCAGCGTAGTTCGGCTGGCCAGTAGTTCTTTGAGTTTTTCCGCAGTGACCAGTGCGCGCTGAAAAGCCAGCGGTTTGGCGCTGTCGTCAAAATATTCGACGACAATGGCGTTGTCGATCAGGACGCGGCCAAACTCGCCGGCCTGGCTGACGATGCGGTGCGTTGTGATCAGCGGATAAGCGCTCAATTCTTTTTCTGACGGCTGCATTTCCGTAAAACCGTTATTCACCAATTCCTTGATCTCTTCTTCGCGGGTTTTCAGCTCGTGAATATGCGCTTTGACCTGCGCCTGTTTTTCCGCGGCAATGCGGATCTTGGTGTGCAAAAGCTGGTTTTGCGAAATAATATTTTGATAGTCCGCGGTGGCCTGTAAAAAATAAACGGTGTGGCGCGCCACGTAAAATGTGAAAAAACACAGCAGCGCGCTCAACACCAGAATCGCGGCCAGCGTGGCGAAACTAAATCCAAAGTAGAGCGGCGCGTGTCTGTCGCTGGAACAAAAAGCGAAAGAGATATACCCCCTCTGCTCTATCTGCCTTTTGGCTTCCTTCATTGCAGGGAGTATATAATTTTTTTCAGGTGATTTCTAGCCAGCTGAAAAACTTTCGCGGTAATATCAACGCGCTGACTATCCGGCAGGCCGGCTTTTTGCAGCGCGGCCAAAAGTTTTTTGGCTTCCGGCGGGATTTCCGTGCAGTCCGCCGCGCTTCGTCCGGCCAGCACGATGACAAATTCGCCGCGGGGAGTTTGTAATTTGGCCAAAATTTCCGCCGCCGCGCCGCGCCAAAATTCC harbors:
- a CDS encoding M23 family metallopeptidase — its product is MKEAKRQIEQRGYISFAFCSSDRHAPLYFGFSFATLAAILVLSALLCFFTFYVARHTVYFLQATADYQNIISQNQLLHTKIRIAAEKQAQVKAHIHELKTREEEIKELVNNGFTEMQPSEKELSAYPLITTHRIVSQAGEFGRVLIDNAIVVEYFDDSAKPLAFQRALVTAEKLKELLASRTTLRKYRVKKSGNSIYAYINEQPIFVVLNADTARLREPLSQQKLAEHWLRSIKSALAGQQEKISWLDKIPFRRQERRRQNTLYKTLYPSINYPAYSVALDSSETNQRLKQVEHLLKMSLQEITAYRKSFEELQANVRAYQRRFDYTPSIFPVKNSYIYSDFGWRHHPIANAPRFHRGVDLPAWHGAPIYAAAAGVVINSGWSTSLGYYVEIEHSSGFSTLYGHNSANLAAAGQKVEKGQLIARVGSTGLSNGNHCHYEVHYYNRPVNPTRFLNLNVFTAQGNL